The Actinomycetota bacterium nucleotide sequence CGAGGGGCTCGACGAGGCCAAGGCCCGCGAGGTGCCGCGCTGGCGGGAGTCCGACGTCTTCACCCCGTTGGAACGGGATGTCATGGCGTACGCCGAGGCGATGAGCCAGACCCCAACGACGGTCACCGACGAGCTGTCGGCGCGGTTGCTGGAGGCTCTCGGGGCGCCGGCCCTTCTCGAGCTGACCGCCGTCATCGGGTTGGCGAACTACTACGCCCGGAACAACACCGCGCTCGGTATCGAGGCGGAGGGCCTTGCGGCCGCGTGCGGGCTGCCACCGCTCGCGGAGCCGGCGGCGAACGTAGCCTCGGCGATATGACCGAGGACCCGTTCGTCACCCATCGCAGCCTGCTCTTCGCCGTCGCCTACGAGATGCTCAGCTCGGCTGCCGACGCCGAGGACGTGGTCCAGGAGACCTGGCTGCGCTGGGCGGACGTCGATCAGGCTGAGGTGCGCGACCCGCGCGCCTACCTGGTCCGGATCGTCACCCGGCAGTCGCTCAACCGGCTCCGCACCCTGAGCAGGCGCCGCGAGGAGTACGTCGGGGAGTGGCTGCCGGAGCCGCTGCTGACCAGCCCCGACGTGGCCGAGGACGTCGAGCTCGCCGAGAGCGTCTCGATCGCGATGCTCACCGTGCTGGAGACGCTCGGCCCCGCGGAGCGCGCGACGTTCGTGCTGCGGGAGGTCTTCGACACGCCGTTCGACGAGATCGCCGCTGCGCTGGACAAGTCCCCGTCGGCGGTCCGTCAGATCGCACATCGGGCCCGGGAGCACGTGGCCGCTCGACGGCCGCGGATGCAGGTGAGCACGACCGAGCAGCAGGCCGTGGTGGAGCGGTTCCTCACAGCGGTCAACACCGGTGACGTGCAAGGCCTGCTCGACGTGATGGCACCCGACGTGGTGCTGGTCGCCGACGGTGGGGGCCTCGTGGCCGCGGTCCGGCACCCGGTCACCGGCGCGCAGCGGGTGGCCCGGCTCCTGGCCGGCATCGCCGCGATCGCACCCCGCGCCCGCGTCGGCACCATGTGGCTCAACGGCGCCCCGGCCGTCCGGATCGATCTCGACGGAGAGCTCGATACCGCGGCCAGCCTGGTCGTCGATGACGGCCGGATCACCCGCATCTACGCGGTCCGCAACCCCCAGAAGCTGGCCCGGCT carries:
- a CDS encoding carboxymuconolactone decarboxylase family protein, with amino-acid sequence MASSTRIPKTEITGLYGAIVKTFSKKMFGDVPEALEVAWHNKQVLKFGFGLGLKTRRWNECDENLKSFAHMAVASLIGCSACLDLGYFMAHNEGLDEAKAREVPRWRESDVFTPLERDVMAYAEAMSQTPTTVTDELSARLLEALGAPALLELTAVIGLANYYARNNTALGIEAEGLAAACGLPPLAEPAANVASAI
- a CDS encoding RNA polymerase sigma-70 factor, giving the protein MTEDPFVTHRSLLFAVAYEMLSSAADAEDVVQETWLRWADVDQAEVRDPRAYLVRIVTRQSLNRLRTLSRRREEYVGEWLPEPLLTSPDVAEDVELAESVSIAMLTVLETLGPAERATFVLREVFDTPFDEIAAALDKSPSAVRQIAHRAREHVAARRPRMQVSTTEQQAVVERFLTAVNTGDVQGLLDVMAPDVVLVADGGGLVAAVRHPVTGAQRVARLLAGIAAIAPRARVGTMWLNGAPAVRIDLDGELDTAASLVVDDGRITRIYAVRNPQKLARLGEAAPLTR